The following DNA comes from Streptomyces globosus.
CTCCTGCGGGGGCGGCAGGAGCCTCGCGATGCAGCTGCTCCTCGCCGTGGTCAGCGGCGGCTACGCGGTCGGCGCCGCCCTCGGGTGGGGATCCCAGGACCTCGCCGAGATCATGGGCGACTTCGGCCTCAGCGCCGCCGCCCTGCTCGCGGCCGTCTCCTGCTACGCGTACGCGCGGACCATCGACAGCCGCGAGCGCCCCGCCTGGCTGCTCTTCGCGTTCTCCTCCCTCATGGGAGCCTGCGGCAACGCCGTCTGGGGCTGGTACGAGGTCGTCCTCGGCGAGCCCGTGCCCAAGCCGTCGCTGGCCGACTTCGCCTTCCTCTGCTTCGCGCCGCCCGCCATCGTCGGCCTGCTCGTCCTCGCCAAGCGCCCCGTCACGCGGGCCGGCTGGGTGTGCCTCGCGCTCGACTCCTGGCTCATCGGCGGCTCACTGCTCACCCTCTCCTGGAGCCTCGCCCTGGCCAACGCCGCGCGGACGGCCCAGGAGGGCGTCGCCGGCAGTGTGCCGCGCGCCGCGTTCTCGCTCGCCTACCCCCTGCTCGACATCGCCCTCGTCTCGATGGTGCTCGTCCTGCACTTCCGGCGCTCCGAGGTCAACCGGTCCGCCGTCAACACCGCCATCGCGGCGCTGGCCCTCACCGTGCTGAGCGACGCCCTGTTCACCTCGCCGCTGCTGGGCGCGGGCTACCAGTCAGGCCAGCTGCTGGACGCGGGCTGGTTCGCGGGCTCGCTCCTCCTCGCGTACGCGCCGTGGGGCGCCCGCCGGCTGCCGTCCGGCCCCGCCGGGCGGCACCCCGACCGCCAGGCCGGCCGCCCCATCACCGGCTCGCTGCCCGCGCTGACGCCGTACCTGGCGGCCGCCGTCTGCACCCTGGGGATCCTGTACAACGTCGTCGACGGGCGGAAGGTCGACCGCGTGGTCGTCTTCACCGGCTGCACCGTCGTCCTCGCCCTCGTCATCCGCCAGGGCATCATGCTCCTCGACAACATCGCGCTGACGCAGGAGCTGGCGCAGAAGGAGAACCACTTCCGCTCCCTGGTCCAGGGCTCCAGCGACGTCATCATGATCGCCGACCCGGCCGGGACGCTCCGCTACGTCAGCCCGGCCGCCGCGGGGGTGTACGGCCGCGAGGCGGAGGAGCTGGTCGGCACGGAGCTCGCCTCGCTGATCCACCCGCACGACCTGGGCCGCGTCGTCCACGAGGTGCGCCGCTTCCTCGCCGCCCCGCCGGCCGAGGAGCCCACCACCCGCATCGAGTGCCGCTTCAAGTCGGGCGGCGGCGAATGGCTCAACGTCGAATCCACCGTCAACCGCCACCAGGGCGGCCTCATCCTCAACAGCCGCGACGTCACCGAACGCGTCCGGCTCCAGGCCCAGCTCCAGCACAGCGCCGAGCACGACCCGCTCACCGACCTCCCCAACCGGGCCCTGTTCACCCGCCGGGTCCGCCGGGCCCTCACCGGGCGGCGCGCCGGCGACCGCGGCGCCGCGGTCCTCTTCATCGACCTCGACGGCTTCAAGGCCGTCAACGACACCATCGGCCACCAGGCAGGGGACGAGCTGCTCGTCGAGGCCGCGCGCCGCCTCCAGGACTCGGTGCGCGCCGGGGACACCGCCGCCCGCCTCGGCGGCGACGAGTTCGCCGCACTGATCGCCGGCGACGCTGGCCGCGACCGGGGCGCCCGCGAGCACCAGGTCCGCGAGATCGCGGACCGGCTGCGCGCCACCCTCTCCCAGCCGTACCGGGTCGGCGGGACCGAGGTGAGGGTGGCCGCCAGCATCGGCGTGGCCTTCGCCGAACCGGGGATCACCCCGACCGACCTCATGCGGAACGCGGACCTCGCGATGTACCGGGCGAAGGCGGGCGGCAAGGACCGCGTCGAGCTGTACGCCCCGCAGATGCAGGCCGACGCCGTACGGCGGGCGGAGGCCGCCGGCCGGCTGCGGACGGCGCTGCGCGGCGGCGAGTTCGCCCTGCTGCACCAGCCGGTCGTCTCGCTGGAGACGGGCGAGGTCAGCGCCGTCGCGGCGCAGGCCCGCTGGCGCTCGGGGCAGGGGATCCTCTTCACCCCCGCCGAGTTCCTGAGAGTCGCCGAGCAGGGCGAGGGCGTCCCGTCGGCAGAGGCGGCCGCCGCGCACCAGCCGGAGGGGGCGTTCGGAACCGGGCGCGGCCGGCCCGCGGAGATCGCCCGCTGGCTGCTGGAGCAGGCCGTCCGGGAGGCGGCCGACCGGCACGCGGCGGGGCACGGCGTACCGGTGTGCGTGCGGATGGGCGCCGACCGGCTGCTGGACCGGGCCGGACCGCCCGGCTCCCTGGAGGCGCTGCTGCGCCGCCACGGGCTGCCTCCGGGGGCGCTGGTCGTCGAACTGGCCGAGTGCGACCCCAGGGTCCCCTTCGACGAGCTGGAGCGCCGCCTGGCCGCCCTGCGCCGGCTCGGCGTCCTGGTCGCCCTCGACGGCTTCGGCAGCGGCTACGCCGGCATCGGGGCCCTGCGCCGGCTGCCGGTGGACATCCTCAAGCTGGACCCCGCGCTGGTCGCGGGCGTCGTCGAGTCCTCCCGC
Coding sequences within:
- a CDS encoding putative bifunctional diguanylate cyclase/phosphodiesterase; translation: MQLLLAVVSGGYAVGAALGWGSQDLAEIMGDFGLSAAALLAAVSCYAYARTIDSRERPAWLLFAFSSLMGACGNAVWGWYEVVLGEPVPKPSLADFAFLCFAPPAIVGLLVLAKRPVTRAGWVCLALDSWLIGGSLLTLSWSLALANAARTAQEGVAGSVPRAAFSLAYPLLDIALVSMVLVLHFRRSEVNRSAVNTAIAALALTVLSDALFTSPLLGAGYQSGQLLDAGWFAGSLLLAYAPWGARRLPSGPAGRHPDRQAGRPITGSLPALTPYLAAAVCTLGILYNVVDGRKVDRVVVFTGCTVVLALVIRQGIMLLDNIALTQELAQKENHFRSLVQGSSDVIMIADPAGTLRYVSPAAAGVYGREAEELVGTELASLIHPHDLGRVVHEVRRFLAAPPAEEPTTRIECRFKSGGGEWLNVESTVNRHQGGLILNSRDVTERVRLQAQLQHSAEHDPLTDLPNRALFTRRVRRALTGRRAGDRGAAVLFIDLDGFKAVNDTIGHQAGDELLVEAARRLQDSVRAGDTAARLGGDEFAALIAGDAGRDRGAREHQVREIADRLRATLSQPYRVGGTEVRVAASIGVAFAEPGITPTDLMRNADLAMYRAKAGGKDRVELYAPQMQADAVRRAEAAGRLRTALRGGEFALLHQPVVSLETGEVSAVAAQARWRSGQGILFTPAEFLRVAEQGEGVPSAEAAAAHQPEGAFGTGRGRPAEIARWLLEQAVREAADRHAAGHGVPVCVRMGADRLLDRAGPPGSLEALLRRHGLPPGALVVELAECDPRVPFDELERRLAALRRLGVLVALDGFGSGYAGIGALRRLPVDILKLDPALVAGVVESSRLRKITAGLLRIANDLGMQSAAEGVDLPEQVLALRSMGCTHGQGLAFSGPLDEYRLRRALVRGTFPVPGGAVEPALAGGASGGAMAVRRGSHNETPVPPT